A single Equus quagga isolate Etosha38 chromosome 8, UCLA_HA_Equagga_1.0, whole genome shotgun sequence DNA region contains:
- the YAE1 gene encoding protein YAE1 homolog has translation MRKRTRSRPVSPDSHSPPRPWDRMELPALPAAGGCVVASVMSWVQASPLVRDPGEDGDVFDEEADESLVVQREWRSHMQRRVKEGYRDGIDAGKAVTLQQGFNQGYKEGAEVIINYGQLRGTLSALLSWCHLHDNSSALISKINTLLDAVGQCEECVLKHLKSITPQPHVVDLLDSLQDMDLCHVVPAEKKTDEATDERLCENNAEFNKNCGRSVNGVDGSSLECCRTQEHAHSEQPSLTWILEQTASLVEQLGVSIDVLQHLKQL, from the exons ATGCGCAAACGCACGCGCAGCCGCCCTGTGAGCCCCGACTCGCATTCTCCGCCCCGCCCCTGGGACCGGATGGAGTTGCCGGCGCTTCCGGCGGCCGGCGGCTGTGTGGTTGCCTCGGTGATGTCGTGGGTTCAAGCGAGTCCTTTGGTCCGGGATCCTGGCGAGGACGGGGACGTGTTTGACGAGGAAGCGGACGAGTCGCTCGTGGTGCAGCGGGAATGGCGGAGCCACATGCAGAGACGAGTCAAA GAAGGTTATAGAGATGGAATAGATGCTGGCAAAGCAGTTACTCTTCAACAAGGCTTCAATCAAGGTTATAAGGAAGGTGCAGAAGTCATTATAAACTATGGACAACTCAGAGGAACATTGAG tgCTTTGCTCTCCTGGTGTCACCTTCATGATAATAGTTCGGCTTTGATCAGTAAAATAAATACTCTTCTGGATGCCGTTGGCCAGTGTGAAGAGTGTGTGCTCAAACATCTGAAATCAATCACTCCGCAGCCCCACGTTGTAGATTTATTGGACTCCCTTCAGGATATGGACCTGTGTCATGTAGTTCCAGCGGAGAAAAAGACTGATGAAGCTACAGACGAAAGACTCTGTGAAAATAATGCTGAGTTTAACAAAAACTGTGGCAGGAGTGTTAATGGGGTAGATGGTTCATCTTTAGAATGTTGTAGAACACAGGAGCATGCACATTCTGAACAGCCAAGCCTCACTTGGATTCTAGAACAGACAGCCAGTTTAGTAGAGCAGCTGGGAGTGTCCATAGATGTATTACAGCACCTCAAACAGCTATAG